Part of the Streptomyces antimycoticus genome, GACAGGACTACGAAGTAGCCATGGCGGGACAGAAGATCCGCATCCGGCTCAAGGCCTACGACCACGAGGTCATCGACTCCTCGGCGAAGAAGATCGTCGAGACGGTGACCCGCACTGGTGCGTCGGTCGCGGGCCCGGTGCCGCTGCCCACAGAGAAGAACGTGTACTGCGTCATCAAGTCGCCGCACAAGTACAAGGACTCGCGCGAGCACTTCGAGATGCGTACGCACAAGCGCCTCATCGACATCCTCGACCCCACGCCGAAGACCGTCGACTCGCTGATGCGTCTCGACCTGCCGGCCGGCGTCGACATCGAGATCAAGCTCTGAGGTGACGCGCGAGATGGCTAAGCAGATCAAGGGCGTCCTGGGCGAGAAGCTCGGCATGACGCAGGTGTGGGACGAGAACAACCGTGTCGTCCCGGTCACCGTCGTCAAGGCCGGTCCCTGCGTCGTGACCCAGGTCCGTACCGATGACGCGGACGGCTACAGCGCCGTCCAGATCGCCTTCGGCGAGATCGACCCGCGCAAGGTGAACAGGCCCCTCAAGGGCCACTTCGCCAAGGCCGATGTGACCCCGCGCCGCCACCTGGTGGAGCTGCGTACCACCGACGCCGGTGAGTACACGCTCGGCCAGGAAGTCACGGCCGAGGTGTTCGAGTCCGGTGTCAAGGTCGACGTGACCGGCACCAGCAAGGGCAAGGGCACCGCCGGTGTCATGAAGCGCCACGGCTTCGGCGGCCTCGGCGCCGGCCACGGCACCCAGCGCAAGCACCGCTCGCCGGGCTCCATCGGTGGCTGCGCCACCCCGGGCCGCGTGTTCAAGGGCCTGCGCATGGCCGGCCGCATGGGCAATGAGCGGGTCACCACCCAGAACCTGACCGTCCACGCCGTTGACGCGGAGAAGGGTCTGCTCCTGATCAAGGGAGCGGTTCCTGGTCCGAACGGCGGCCTCGTCCTGGTCCGTACCGCGGCCAAGGGGGCCTGAGGTAACCGATGAGCACCATTGACATCCTTTCGCCGGCTGGCGACAAGGCCGGGACCGTCGAGCTCCCCGCGGAGATCTTCGACGCGCAGGTCAGCGTTCCGCTGATCCACCAGGTCGTCGTCGCCCAGCTGGCCGCTGCCCGCCAGGGCACGCACAAGACCAAGACCCGCGGTGAGGTCCGAGGCGGTGGCAAGAAGCCCTACCGCCAGAAGGGCACCGGCCGCGCGCGCCAGGGCTCGACCCGCGCGCCGCAGTTCGCCGGCGGTGGCGTCGTGCACGGTCCCGTGCCGCGCGACTACAGCCAGCGCACCCCGAAGAAGATGAAGGCCGCCGCGCTGCGCGGTGCCCTCTCCGACCGGGCGCGC contains:
- the rpsJ gene encoding 30S ribosomal protein S10, with the translated sequence MAGQKIRIRLKAYDHEVIDSSAKKIVETVTRTGASVAGPVPLPTEKNVYCVIKSPHKYKDSREHFEMRTHKRLIDILDPTPKTVDSLMRLDLPAGVDIEIKL
- the rplD gene encoding 50S ribosomal protein L4, whose amino-acid sequence is MSTIDILSPAGDKAGTVELPAEIFDAQVSVPLIHQVVVAQLAAARQGTHKTKTRGEVRGGGKKPYRQKGTGRARQGSTRAPQFAGGGVVHGPVPRDYSQRTPKKMKAAALRGALSDRARHERIHVVTGVVDGDISTKAAKTLLGKISERKNLLLVAERSDEAAWLSARNLPQVHILEPGQLNTYDVLVSDDVVFTKAAFESFVAGPKAAEKTEGSAA
- the rplC gene encoding 50S ribosomal protein L3, which codes for MAKQIKGVLGEKLGMTQVWDENNRVVPVTVVKAGPCVVTQVRTDDADGYSAVQIAFGEIDPRKVNRPLKGHFAKADVTPRRHLVELRTTDAGEYTLGQEVTAEVFESGVKVDVTGTSKGKGTAGVMKRHGFGGLGAGHGTQRKHRSPGSIGGCATPGRVFKGLRMAGRMGNERVTTQNLTVHAVDAEKGLLLIKGAVPGPNGGLVLVRTAAKGA